The following proteins are co-located in the Acinetobacter sp. NCu2D-2 genome:
- the rluB gene encoding 23S rRNA pseudouridine(2605) synthase RluB → MSEKLQKVLARVGLGSRRYMEEVIAAGRVSVNGQVAQVGERIEPGDELRIDGRKVAFQIEDEIRRRVIIYYKPEGEICSRSDPENRPTVFDQLPAIQGDRWVMVGRLDINSTGLLLFTNDGELANRLMHPSNEIEREYAVRVMGEVTPQLKNNMLNGVVLDDGPAKFESFSELGGDGINRWYQVVVKEGRNREVRRIFESQGLKVSRLLRTRYGTVILPRELRTGRWIELDKQDIDNLAKAVELKPRQGTGLYGMAKRRTERMQDKPMAARRGGFLRQQRRDSDDQPAGFGRERRDRPENQNGTHFARRDNQSGSQFGRRDNTQAPQFNRGGARPEQGFGRREERDENAPRRPYGVNKGFKKF, encoded by the coding sequence ATGAGTGAAAAGTTGCAAAAGGTGCTTGCACGCGTTGGTTTGGGTTCTCGCCGTTATATGGAAGAAGTCATTGCCGCAGGACGTGTGAGCGTAAATGGGCAAGTTGCCCAAGTGGGTGAACGTATCGAACCAGGTGATGAGCTTCGCATCGATGGTCGTAAAGTGGCGTTCCAAATCGAAGACGAAATTCGTCGTCGTGTGATTATCTATTACAAACCAGAAGGTGAAATCTGTTCACGTAGTGACCCAGAAAACCGTCCAACTGTGTTTGATCAATTGCCTGCAATTCAAGGTGACCGTTGGGTAATGGTCGGTCGTCTAGATATTAACTCAACTGGTTTACTACTTTTCACAAATGATGGTGAGCTTGCAAACCGCCTGATGCATCCATCAAACGAAATTGAACGTGAATACGCTGTTCGTGTTATGGGTGAAGTGACACCACAACTTAAAAACAATATGTTGAATGGTGTTGTGCTTGATGATGGTCCAGCAAAATTTGAATCATTCTCTGAACTCGGTGGTGATGGTATTAACCGTTGGTACCAAGTTGTAGTGAAAGAAGGTCGTAACCGTGAAGTACGTCGTATCTTCGAATCACAAGGTCTTAAAGTAAGCCGCTTATTACGTACACGTTATGGCACAGTCATTTTGCCACGTGAACTTCGTACAGGTCGCTGGATTGAGCTTGATAAACAAGACATCGATAACCTAGCGAAAGCAGTTGAGTTAAAACCACGTCAAGGTACAGGTCTATACGGTATGGCAAAACGTCGTACAGAACGTATGCAAGACAAACCGATGGCAGCACGTCGTGGCGGTTTCTTACGTCAACAACGCCGTGACAGCGATGACCAACCTGCAGGTTTTGGTCGTGAGCGCCGTGATCGTCCTGAAAACCAAAATGGTACACACTTCGCACGTCGTGACAACCAATCAGGTTCTCAATTTGGTCGTCGTGATAATACCCAAGCACCTCAGTTCAACCGTGGCGGTGCTCGTCCTGAACAAGGTTTTGGTCGCCGTGAAGAACGTGATGAAAATGCACCACGTCGTCCATATGGCGTAAACAAAGGCTTTAAAAAATTCTAA
- the scpB gene encoding SMC-Scp complex subunit ScpB — protein sequence MNNESTELQSSAEDLHEILMQIEAIIFASDSPVSVARLKEAFQDRFSKTELKQYLQQLSMLMHGRSIELVETAQGFRFQVRAKYRNIIAQTWPERPTRLSPSLLETLAVIAYHQPVTRADIEQIRGVTNNSQILRTLFDSNWIKESGFRELPGRPALLVTTPQFLNAFGLNSLSQLPPLQNAKEAFMALEANALTS from the coding sequence ATGAACAATGAATCTACTGAACTACAAAGCTCAGCAGAAGATTTACATGAGATACTCATGCAAATTGAGGCGATTATTTTCGCCAGTGATTCTCCTGTTTCTGTTGCACGCTTAAAAGAAGCATTTCAGGATCGTTTTAGCAAAACTGAGTTAAAACAGTATTTGCAACAACTCTCTATGTTAATGCATGGTCGCTCTATTGAACTGGTTGAAACTGCTCAAGGTTTTCGTTTTCAAGTACGTGCAAAGTATCGTAATATAATTGCACAGACATGGCCCGAACGTCCGACACGTTTATCGCCATCATTGCTTGAAACGCTTGCCGTGATTGCCTATCACCAACCTGTCACTCGAGCAGATATTGAACAAATTCGGGGTGTTACGAATAATAGTCAAATTTTGCGTACATTGTTTGACTCCAACTGGATTAAAGAATCTGGTTTTCGTGAACTCCCAGGAAGACCTGCGTTGTTAGTGACAACGCCACAGTTTTTAAACGCATTTGGTTTGAATAGTTTGAGCCAATTGCCTCCCCTGCAGAATGCCAAGGAAGCTTTTATGGCACTCGAAGCAAATGCTTTGACGTCATAA
- a CDS encoding segregation and condensation protein A: protein MNQIIHNPMEETPHIRVLDEWQETIPEDLYIPPAAFEILLEHFEGPLDFLIYLIQKNGFDLLQVDIAPIASQYLSYMDAMKSLNIELTADYMVMAALLADLKSRLLLPKPKTAKFEEDPKQELIERLENYLRIKQAAEGLGQMPILERDTFDTNVSLGALPQSEERYTADLLRDAMLCIFNRPEPVTHQILQEPVLLEERIFYIESRIESGQVLGFHELLSPQQGRMGIVVTFMAVLELTRQQKIQIISSGIDAPLAIQGAQS from the coding sequence ATGAATCAAATCATCCATAACCCTATGGAAGAAACACCGCACATTCGTGTTTTAGATGAATGGCAAGAGACCATTCCCGAGGATTTATACATCCCGCCGGCTGCGTTTGAAATCTTATTAGAGCATTTCGAAGGTCCACTCGACTTTCTCATTTACCTGATTCAAAAAAATGGTTTTGACTTGCTTCAAGTCGACATCGCCCCTATTGCATCGCAATATCTCTCCTATATGGATGCAATGAAATCACTCAATATTGAATTGACTGCCGATTATATGGTGATGGCAGCTTTACTCGCAGATTTAAAGTCGCGTTTACTTTTACCTAAACCTAAAACTGCAAAATTTGAAGAAGATCCGAAACAAGAACTCATTGAACGTTTAGAAAATTATTTACGGATTAAACAGGCGGCTGAAGGTCTCGGGCAAATGCCTATTTTAGAGCGTGACACATTTGATACCAATGTCAGCTTAGGTGCACTCCCTCAATCTGAAGAACGCTATACCGCAGATCTTCTTCGTGATGCGATGCTGTGCATATTTAATCGCCCAGAGCCTGTCACACACCAAATTCTGCAAGAGCCTGTTTTACTGGAAGAACGTATTTTTTATATCGAAAGTCGAATTGAATCAGGTCAAGTTCTCGGATTTCATGAGCTACTTAGCCCCCAACAAGGTCGTATGGGGATTGTGGTGACGTTTATGGCTGTCTTGGAACTGACCCGTCAGCAGAAAATTCAGATTATTTCTTCTGGTATTGATGCACCGCTCGCAATTCAAGGAGCACAGTCATGA
- a CDS encoding L-threonylcarbamoyladenylate synthase — MLHLRIHPDNPQPRLITQAVERIRAGDVVVYPTDAAYAIGCQIGNKSAMERIAQIRGLGPKHQYAILCCDLSDLATYAKVDNAMYRLLKNNTPAITTFILPATSEVPKRLMHPKKKTIGLRIPTNPVCRMLLEELGEPLLTSTLILPDHSDPLDDPYDIEMQLGKRIDVFIDSGLGTLNTTSIVDLSGDHPEVIRRGIGDVSAFE; from the coding sequence ATGCTGCATTTACGTATACATCCCGATAATCCTCAACCTCGTTTAATTACACAGGCGGTTGAGCGAATTCGTGCGGGTGATGTGGTGGTTTATCCAACTGATGCTGCCTATGCCATTGGCTGTCAGATTGGGAATAAATCTGCAATGGAACGGATTGCACAGATTCGTGGACTCGGTCCTAAGCATCAATATGCGATTTTATGTTGTGATCTATCCGACCTTGCGACCTATGCCAAAGTCGACAATGCGATGTATCGACTCCTAAAAAATAATACGCCTGCGATTACCACGTTTATTTTGCCGGCTACGAGTGAAGTGCCTAAACGCTTAATGCATCCCAAGAAAAAAACTATTGGTTTACGTATTCCGACCAATCCGGTTTGTCGAATGCTGCTTGAAGAGTTAGGTGAACCGCTGTTAACCTCGACCTTAATTTTGCCAGACCATAGTGATCCGCTTGATGACCCCTATGATATTGAGATGCAGCTCGGCAAGCGTATTGATGTTTTCATCGACAGTGGTTTAGGCACTTTAAACACTACATCTATTGTTGATTTATCGGGTGATCATCCTGAAGTGATTCGTCGTGGTATTGGAGATGTCAGTGCTTTTGAATAA
- a CDS encoding elongation factor P hydroxylase: protein MHLLQPQTEVNVSSLVSTISTSDSDSSQPQVQRLQWANLSTEPEQVDWLILHFNQWFSHLNVTLVRGDFEPEYFPATDDVPARIQFAHGFFNSALHEISHWTIAGDKRRLLPDLGYWYAPDGRTKEQQALFEQVEVKPQAIEWMFSKAFGRKFRVSLDNLTGDGGDGSSFKDNVYAQVQRYFSGEAKLPRDAKLFIEHICAHTRDGKALKADEFKREMLD, encoded by the coding sequence ATGCATCTGTTGCAGCCGCAAACAGAAGTGAATGTTTCATCACTCGTTAGCACAATTTCAACCTCCGATTCTGACAGTTCGCAACCACAAGTGCAACGCTTGCAATGGGCGAATTTATCGACAGAACCTGAACAGGTCGATTGGCTCATCTTACACTTTAATCAGTGGTTTTCCCACTTAAATGTCACATTAGTCCGTGGTGATTTTGAACCTGAATATTTCCCCGCGACAGATGATGTCCCTGCGCGGATACAATTTGCGCACGGTTTCTTTAATAGTGCATTGCATGAAATCAGTCATTGGACCATTGCCGGAGACAAACGTCGTCTACTCCCGGATCTTGGTTATTGGTATGCGCCCGATGGTCGCACCAAAGAGCAACAAGCATTATTCGAACAAGTCGAAGTAAAACCGCAGGCGATTGAATGGATGTTCTCTAAAGCCTTTGGTCGTAAGTTCCGTGTCTCACTCGATAACCTTACCGGTGACGGTGGTGACGGCTCAAGCTTTAAAGATAATGTCTATGCACAAGTGCAACGTTACTTTAGCGGTGAAGCAAAACTGCCTCGTGATGCCAAACTGTTTATTGAACATATTTGTGCTCATACGCGAGATGGTAAAGCTTTAAAAGCCGATGAATTCAAGCGTGAAATGCTTGATTAA
- a CDS encoding YceD family protein, which yields MSANTFPAQIEPFKWAEQGFVWSGTLPLSRFVRIAREAVGSIDDQLINVDCKLSMDAYHRIVWLDGHVETKVPMECQRCLGSVEIELVSDFHLALVDDESLIERLDEDADFIVLGESEATTKGSYDAPATADLLALIEDELLLLLPLSPKHDVCEHKHQPAVEEIVEEKRENPFGVLASLKGKLN from the coding sequence ATGTCAGCAAATACCTTTCCGGCACAGATTGAGCCGTTTAAATGGGCTGAACAGGGCTTTGTATGGTCAGGAACACTGCCATTATCTCGCTTTGTTCGTATTGCTCGTGAAGCTGTTGGATCAATTGATGATCAATTGATTAACGTAGACTGTAAGCTATCAATGGATGCCTATCATCGCATTGTATGGCTAGATGGTCATGTTGAAACAAAAGTTCCAATGGAATGTCAACGTTGTTTGGGTTCTGTTGAAATCGAACTTGTTTCCGATTTTCATCTAGCTCTTGTGGATGATGAGTCACTGATAGAGCGCTTGGATGAGGATGCTGATTTCATCGTTCTAGGTGAAAGTGAAGCAACGACGAAGGGTTCATATGATGCACCTGCCACCGCTGATTTACTCGCACTCATAGAAGATGAATTGTTATTGTTGTTGCCGTTGTCTCCTAAACATGACGTTTGTGAGCATAAGCATCAGCCTGCCGTTGAAGAGATTGTCGAAGAAAAACGGGAAAACCCGTTTGGTGTTTTGGCATCTTTAAAGGGTAAACTTAACTAA
- the rpmF gene encoding 50S ribosomal protein L32, whose amino-acid sequence MAVQQNRKSRSRRDMRRSHDALTENALTVDQATGETHRRHHVSKDGIYRGRQLFAKASAE is encoded by the coding sequence ATGGCCGTTCAGCAAAACCGTAAAAGTCGCTCTCGCCGTGACATGCGCCGTTCACATGACGCTTTAACTGAGAATGCATTAACTGTAGACCAAGCTACTGGTGAAACTCATCGTCGTCACCACGTATCTAAAGATGGTATCTACCGTGGTCGTCAATTATTCGCTAAAGCATCTGCTGAATAA
- the fabD gene encoding ACP S-malonyltransferase, with translation MSAKQLEQAAQATKTAFVFPGQGSQKVGMLAELAEEFTAVRETFAEASEAVGFDLWQIAQSGEGLDQTEFTQPVLLTASIALWRVWLELGGVAPKYLAGHSLGEYSALVAAGSLSLGDAVKLVNLRGKLMQTAVPQGVGAMAAILGLDDAKVVELCAQATEAGEGSVEAANYNAKGQVVVAGNKDRVDAVMALAKENGGKAIALPVSVPSHCSLMKPAAEQFADALAQTAIEMPHVPVIQNVAAKAAENVDALRDALTAQLYESVQWTKTLQFLQDEGVEYIVECGPGNVLANMAKRLPNIEKALPLDTKSRLEDALNTVLVAEGKIA, from the coding sequence ATGTCTGCTAAACAACTCGAACAAGCAGCACAAGCAACCAAAACAGCGTTTGTGTTCCCGGGTCAGGGTTCGCAAAAAGTCGGAATGCTTGCTGAACTTGCTGAAGAATTTACTGCTGTGCGTGAGACATTTGCAGAAGCCTCTGAAGCAGTTGGTTTTGATCTTTGGCAGATTGCACAAAGTGGTGAAGGTTTGGATCAAACTGAATTCACTCAGCCTGTACTTTTAACTGCTTCTATCGCGTTATGGCGTGTGTGGTTAGAGTTGGGTGGTGTTGCACCGAAATATCTCGCAGGTCATTCATTGGGTGAATATAGTGCCCTTGTAGCAGCAGGGAGTTTAAGCCTTGGCGACGCGGTTAAACTTGTGAATTTACGTGGTAAATTGATGCAAACGGCTGTACCTCAAGGTGTGGGTGCAATGGCGGCAATCTTAGGCTTAGATGATGCGAAAGTTGTTGAACTGTGTGCGCAAGCTACAGAAGCGGGTGAAGGCTCAGTTGAAGCTGCGAACTACAATGCCAAAGGTCAGGTAGTTGTTGCCGGCAATAAAGACCGTGTTGATGCAGTCATGGCACTTGCCAAAGAAAATGGTGGTAAGGCGATTGCATTGCCAGTGTCTGTACCATCGCATTGTTCATTGATGAAACCTGCGGCAGAACAGTTTGCAGATGCTTTGGCACAAACTGCCATTGAGATGCCACATGTCCCTGTTATACAAAATGTAGCAGCAAAAGCAGCAGAGAATGTAGATGCGCTTCGTGATGCATTAACTGCGCAATTGTATGAGTCAGTACAATGGACCAAGACCTTGCAATTCCTTCAAGATGAAGGCGTTGAATATATTGTGGAATGTGGTCCGGGTAATGTATTGGCAAACATGGCAAAACGCTTACCAAATATTGAAAAAGCGCTTCCACTTGATACCAAATCACGCTTGGAAGATGCACTAAACACCGTATTGGTGGCAGAAGGGAAAATTGCATGA
- the fabG gene encoding 3-oxoacyl-ACP reductase FabG, giving the protein MTQERKVALVTGASRGIGAAIAAQLIQDGYFVVGTATSEAGVEKLSAQFAENGAGKVLDVRDGAAIDALVTDIEQNYGPVLALVNNAGITKDNLLLRMSEDDWDDILNIHLKAVYRLSKRVLKGMTKARFGRIINISSVVAHFANPGQANYSAAKAGIEAFGRSLAKEMGSRQITVNAVAPGFIATEMTEQLSEEIRKKMSDQVALNRLGDPQDIANAVSFLASDKASYITGTVIHVNGGLYMS; this is encoded by the coding sequence ATGACTCAGGAACGTAAAGTTGCCTTGGTAACAGGTGCGAGCCGTGGTATTGGTGCCGCGATTGCAGCTCAACTCATTCAAGATGGTTATTTTGTTGTAGGTACGGCAACATCAGAAGCAGGTGTTGAAAAATTGTCAGCACAGTTTGCGGAAAATGGTGCGGGTAAAGTACTCGATGTCCGTGATGGTGCGGCGATTGATGCTTTAGTGACTGATATTGAGCAAAATTATGGTCCTGTTCTTGCATTGGTCAATAATGCCGGCATTACCAAAGATAATTTGCTACTTCGTATGTCTGAAGATGACTGGGATGATATTCTGAACATTCATTTAAAAGCCGTATACCGTTTGTCTAAGCGTGTATTGAAGGGCATGACCAAGGCACGTTTTGGTCGTATTATTAACATCAGTTCTGTGGTGGCACACTTTGCCAACCCAGGACAGGCAAATTACTCTGCGGCGAAAGCAGGTATTGAAGCCTTTGGTCGTAGCCTAGCGAAAGAAATGGGCAGCCGCCAAATTACAGTCAATGCTGTTGCACCAGGCTTTATCGCAACAGAGATGACTGAACAGTTAAGCGAAGAAATTCGCAAAAAAATGAGTGATCAAGTGGCATTGAACCGATTAGGTGATCCGCAAGATATCGCAAATGCCGTAAGTTTCTTGGCTTCAGATAAAGCAAGTTACATTACTGGTACTGTAATTCATGTAAATGGTGGTTTATACATGAGCTAA
- the acpP gene encoding acyl carrier protein translates to MSDIEQRVKQAVAEQLGIKIEEIKNEASFMDDLGADSLDLVELVMSFENDFDITIPDEDSNEITTVQSAIDYVTKKLG, encoded by the coding sequence GTGAGCGATATCGAACAACGTGTTAAACAAGCGGTTGCAGAACAACTTGGTATCAAAATCGAAGAAATCAAAAACGAAGCATCTTTCATGGATGACTTAGGTGCTGACTCTTTAGACCTAGTTGAGCTTGTTATGTCTTTCGAAAACGACTTCGACATCACAATTCCAGATGAAGATTCTAACGAAATCACAACTGTTCAATCAGCTATCGACTATGTAACTAAAAAACTTGGTTAA
- the lysM gene encoding peptidoglycan-binding protein LysM → MGLFDFVKGIGKKNTAPAEPQAAPATPAEPSAQEVANKLLGHIKSLGLPVSGLSVSYNGTTDLATVKGQVQSQADREKIILAVGNIDHVAQVDDQLTVATPEPESKFYTVKSGDTLSKISKEFYGDANQYNKIFEANRPLLKNADDIFPGQVLRIPA, encoded by the coding sequence ATGGGTCTTTTTGATTTTGTTAAAGGTATTGGTAAAAAAAATACAGCACCAGCAGAGCCACAAGCTGCACCAGCAACGCCTGCTGAACCATCTGCACAAGAAGTTGCCAATAAACTATTGGGGCATATAAAGAGTTTAGGTTTACCTGTTTCGGGTTTATCAGTGAGTTATAACGGAACAACTGACTTAGCAACCGTCAAAGGGCAAGTTCAAAGCCAAGCTGATCGTGAAAAAATCATTTTAGCCGTCGGTAATATTGATCATGTTGCTCAGGTCGATGACCAATTGACTGTGGCAACACCAGAGCCAGAAAGTAAATTCTATACCGTTAAATCAGGCGATACCTTGTCGAAAATCTCAAAAGAATTTTATGGTGACGCCAATCAATACAACAAAATTTTTGAAGCTAATCGTCCGCTATTAAAAAATGCTGATGATATTTTCCCAGGTCAGGTACTTCGTATTCCTGCTTAA
- a CDS encoding Lrp/AsnC ligand binding domain-containing protein has product MRKLDRIDRLILDILQRDGRIAISELASRVNLSTTPCSERVKRLEREGVIMGYYARLNPEKVERSLLVFLEIKLSAKSGDVFEQVARDLIEIPEVLECHLISGDFDYLVKARLKEMSAYRKLLGDLLKKLPSSASSHSYVVMEEVKESLYLNVDI; this is encoded by the coding sequence ATGCGAAAATTAGATCGAATTGACCGCCTGATTTTAGACATCCTGCAACGGGATGGTCGTATTGCGATTAGTGAATTGGCATCGCGCGTAAATCTATCGACGACTCCATGTTCAGAACGGGTTAAACGCCTTGAACGTGAAGGTGTAATCATGGGCTATTACGCGCGGCTTAATCCTGAAAAAGTGGAGCGCTCACTCTTAGTCTTTTTGGAAATCAAACTGTCTGCAAAATCTGGGGATGTGTTTGAACAGGTTGCACGCGACTTAATTGAGATTCCTGAAGTGCTGGAGTGCCATCTTATTTCTGGCGATTTTGATTATTTAGTCAAAGCACGCTTAAAGGAAATGAGTGCTTATCGAAAATTACTTGGTGATTTACTCAAGAAACTGCCATCTTCAGCATCCTCACATAGTTATGTTGTCATGGAAGAAGTCAAAGAAAGCTTATATTTGAATGTGGATATATAA
- a CDS encoding D-amino acid dehydrogenase has translation MRVIVLGSGVIGVASAYYLAQQGANVTVLDRQSGPAEETSFGNAGQISPGYSTPWAAPGIPFKAVKWMFQHHAPLAINMDGSLWQLRWMAQMLKNCNADLYAINKERMVRVAEYSRDCLRELRRDIGISYENRSKGTLQIFRKDTQLEAVHRDIEVLKESGVDFELLDRDGLAKVEPALAEVKDKLVGGLHLPNDETGDCYIFTNALADYAKGIGVDFQFNQNVEKLIVEGDQIKGVLVNGKVMTADKYVLAFGSYSRDFLKPLDLDLPVYPVKGYSLTIPIVDPSHAPQSTVLDETYKIALTRFDQRIRVGGMAELTGFNLGLNEDRRATLEMVTRELFPGGDVAQASFWTGLRPMTPDSTPIIGETRFKNLFLNTGHGTLGWTMACGSGKLISDLVLERTPEISTEGLSFARYAH, from the coding sequence ATGCGTGTCATCGTATTAGGAAGTGGTGTGATTGGTGTGGCAAGTGCATATTATCTTGCACAGCAAGGCGCAAATGTCACTGTGCTTGACCGTCAGTCGGGTCCAGCCGAAGAAACCAGCTTTGGTAATGCTGGTCAAATCTCTCCAGGTTATTCGACACCTTGGGCGGCGCCCGGTATTCCATTTAAAGCTGTAAAATGGATGTTTCAGCATCATGCACCTTTAGCAATCAATATGGATGGTAGCTTGTGGCAATTGCGCTGGATGGCACAGATGTTGAAGAACTGTAATGCCGATCTCTATGCAATTAATAAAGAACGTATGGTACGTGTCGCTGAATATAGTCGTGATTGCTTACGTGAACTACGCCGAGACATTGGTATTTCATACGAAAACCGTTCAAAAGGGACCTTACAAATATTTCGTAAAGACACTCAGCTTGAAGCTGTGCATCGTGATATTGAGGTATTAAAAGAGTCTGGTGTGGACTTTGAACTATTAGATCGAGATGGTTTGGCTAAAGTTGAACCTGCACTTGCAGAAGTAAAAGACAAACTCGTTGGTGGATTGCATTTACCGAATGATGAAACGGGTGACTGTTATATTTTCACCAATGCACTGGCTGATTATGCCAAAGGCATTGGGGTTGATTTTCAATTTAATCAAAATGTGGAAAAACTCATTGTTGAAGGGGATCAAATTAAAGGCGTGTTGGTCAATGGGAAAGTCATGACCGCAGATAAATACGTGCTTGCCTTTGGGAGTTATTCACGTGATTTCTTAAAACCTCTCGATCTCGATTTACCTGTTTATCCTGTGAAAGGGTATTCGTTGACCATTCCTATTGTAGATCCTTCCCATGCGCCGCAATCTACCGTTCTCGATGAAACTTACAAAATTGCATTAACACGTTTTGATCAGCGTATTCGTGTGGGTGGGATGGCTGAATTAACTGGCTTTAATCTCGGTTTAAATGAAGACCGCCGTGCAACATTAGAAATGGTCACGCGCGAGTTATTCCCAGGCGGTGATGTGGCACAAGCAAGTTTTTGGACTGGACTGCGTCCTATGACACCAGACAGTACTCCGATCATTGGCGAAACGCGCTTTAAAAATCTTTTCCTGAATACAGGACACGGAACATTAGGATGGACCATGGCATGTGGTTCAGGAAAGCTAATTAGTGATTTGGTATTAGAGCGTACACCTGAAATCAGCACCGAAGGCTTATCCTTCGCTCGATATGCACATTGA
- the alr gene encoding alanine racemase translates to MPRPICAVIHRSALAHNLKVARAAMPDSQVYAIVKADAYGHGIERVYPAFAAADGFGFLDLAEGIRLRALGCTKPLLLLEGIFALEDLFMCAKYRLAFTVHSQHQIEWLKTFLKIQPEARFDVFIKINTGMNRLGFTPEDYQQAFTQLNQFRNVQSITQMTHFSDADGQRLGQEGVLHQYQVFRQATSSIQAPVSLSNSAAILRHAGRVHSDIVRSGIMLYGSSPSFPYQTIQDFNLKPAMTLRSEVIAIQQIQAGQSVGYGSTFIAKESMRIGVVACGYADGYQRITQTGTPVLVDSQRAQTIGRVSMDMLVVDLTHLPQAKIGSEVTLWGMSSQGVVLSIDEVAQGSGTLGYELMCGVTARVPFEIEN, encoded by the coding sequence ATGCCACGTCCAATATGTGCAGTCATTCATCGGTCAGCTTTAGCGCATAATTTGAAGGTTGCACGTGCGGCAATGCCTGATAGTCAGGTTTATGCGATTGTGAAAGCAGACGCCTATGGTCATGGCATTGAACGTGTTTACCCAGCCTTTGCAGCAGCAGATGGCTTTGGTTTTTTGGATTTAGCTGAAGGTATACGTTTACGTGCTTTAGGTTGTACCAAGCCCTTACTTTTACTTGAAGGTATCTTTGCACTAGAAGATTTATTTATGTGTGCGAAATATCGATTGGCATTTACGGTGCATAGCCAACATCAAATTGAATGGTTAAAAACCTTTTTAAAGATTCAACCTGAGGCACGATTTGACGTATTTATTAAAATCAATACGGGCATGAATCGATTGGGTTTTACACCCGAAGATTATCAGCAAGCCTTTACACAGCTAAATCAATTCCGAAACGTTCAATCTATTACCCAGATGACACACTTTTCAGATGCGGATGGTCAGCGCTTAGGGCAAGAAGGCGTGTTGCATCAGTATCAGGTATTTCGGCAAGCTACCTCATCCATTCAAGCACCTGTCAGTTTAAGTAATAGTGCTGCCATCTTAAGACATGCAGGGCGAGTCCACTCCGATATTGTACGTAGTGGCATCATGCTTTATGGCAGCTCACCAAGCTTTCCATATCAAACTATTCAGGATTTCAACTTAAAGCCCGCGATGACATTGCGTAGTGAAGTTATTGCGATCCAGCAGATTCAGGCGGGACAAAGTGTGGGTTATGGCTCAACTTTTATCGCGAAAGAGTCCATGCGAATAGGTGTTGTGGCATGTGGCTACGCCGATGGCTATCAGCGCATCACGCAAACAGGCACGCCCGTACTGGTTGATTCACAACGAGCGCAAACGATTGGTCGGGTCAGCATGGATATGTTGGTCGTCGATTTGACACATTTACCTCAAGCGAAAATTGGTAGTGAAGTCACGTTGTGGGGGATGTCCTCGCAAGGTGTTGTGCTGTCCATCGATGAGGTAGCGCAAGGGTCAGGCACATTGGGCTATGAGCTGATGTGTGGTGTGACCGCCCGCGTTCCATTCGAAATTGAAAATTAA
- a CDS encoding RidA family protein, producing the protein MTQSQNIQRLNTNEVMSGAIIHQGVVYLSGQVPARTDLDIKGQIQEVLNKIDELLALANTNKSRILSAQLFIKNLADFQTVNQIWMEWLKDCATPARATIQADLVNPEWLIEIAVIAAQA; encoded by the coding sequence ATGACACAGTCTCAGAATATTCAAAGACTCAATACCAATGAAGTGATGAGTGGAGCTATCATTCATCAAGGTGTGGTCTATTTGTCTGGTCAGGTTCCAGCGCGGACCGATCTTGATATCAAAGGACAAATCCAAGAGGTACTGAATAAAATTGATGAGCTTTTAGCCTTGGCAAATACCAATAAAAGTCGAATTTTATCTGCACAACTTTTTATTAAAAATCTCGCTGACTTTCAAACGGTGAATCAAATTTGGATGGAGTGGTTAAAGGATTGTGCAACACCTGCACGTGCAACAATTCAAGCAGATTTGGTTAATCCGGAATGGTTAATTGAAATTGCAGTGATTGCAGCTCAAGCTTAA